One part of the Mariniblastus fucicola genome encodes these proteins:
- a CDS encoding NADPH-dependent FMN reductase, whose protein sequence is MKILAIAATNSRNSINKALVTHAGNVLQSEVGADATLEVVDLNDFDAPIYGIDRETESGIPEAAKKLFEKIGLTDVLLISYAEHNGNYTAAWKSIFDWMSRIEPKVFQGKPMVILSTSPGKGGAANVLKIASESALYFGADVKASLSVPLFGDNFDVSAGKLSDDELAGSLLAALNALKA, encoded by the coding sequence ATGAAGATCCTGGCGATTGCTGCGACCAATAGTCGAAATTCGATCAATAAAGCATTGGTGACGCATGCAGGCAATGTCTTGCAGTCAGAAGTGGGTGCTGACGCTACGTTGGAGGTGGTGGATCTGAACGATTTCGATGCTCCGATTTACGGGATTGATCGCGAGACAGAATCTGGCATTCCGGAGGCGGCAAAGAAGCTGTTTGAGAAAATTGGCTTGACTGATGTTCTGCTGATTTCTTATGCTGAGCACAACGGGAATTACACGGCAGCCTGGAAAAGCATCTTTGACTGGATGTCGAGAATCGAACCCAAGGTATTTCAAGGAAAACCGATGGTGATTCTGTCAACGTCGCCTGGGAAAGGCGGAGCCGCCAACGTGCTGAAGATCGCCAGCGAATCCGCGCTCTATTTCGGTGCCGACGTCAAAGCCAGCCTTTCGGTTCCCCTGTTCGGTGACAATTTCGATGTCTCTGCCGGAAAGCTCTCCGATGACGAGCTTGCGGGATCGCTTCTGGCAGCATTGAACGCGTTGAAAGCTTGA
- the nhaR gene encoding transcriptional activator NhaR, with the protein MNYHHLYYFWMTANAGTVTAAAELLHLARPTVAAQIKELEGAFGKNLFEKQGRGLALTEFGTQVHKYADEIFSIGHELREFVKTGHLGNRKRFVVGLPDVVPKHVAFQLLKPALHMDERPRTVCYEGKLPDLLTDLALHKLDLIISDAPAPTTMEFKVYNHKLGECGLSMLAVPSMAKKYRRGFPHSLTDAPCLLPTDHTAVRRSLDVWLDNLEIFPEIVAEFEDSALLKVFGQHGEGIFPVPTAIEELVKKQLGVHLVGRIEDVRDKFYAISAEKRVHHAATLKIVKQARNELFDQSESS; encoded by the coding sequence ATGAACTACCATCACCTGTACTATTTTTGGATGACAGCCAATGCAGGGACCGTCACCGCAGCGGCTGAGCTTTTGCACCTCGCTCGGCCTACCGTTGCCGCTCAGATCAAGGAGCTGGAAGGTGCCTTCGGAAAGAATCTGTTCGAGAAACAGGGACGCGGATTGGCACTGACCGAATTTGGAACTCAGGTGCACAAATACGCCGACGAGATCTTCTCGATTGGTCACGAGTTGCGTGAGTTCGTAAAAACGGGCCATCTGGGAAATCGGAAACGATTTGTCGTAGGGTTACCTGACGTTGTGCCAAAACATGTGGCATTTCAGTTACTTAAACCGGCGCTCCATATGGACGAGCGGCCTCGGACCGTTTGCTACGAAGGAAAATTGCCCGATCTGCTCACTGATCTGGCCCTGCACAAACTGGACCTGATTATTTCCGACGCCCCAGCTCCAACGACGATGGAGTTCAAGGTTTACAATCACAAGCTCGGTGAGTGCGGTTTGTCGATGCTGGCCGTTCCTTCGATGGCGAAAAAGTACCGCCGCGGTTTTCCACATTCTTTGACGGATGCTCCGTGTCTTTTGCCGACGGATCATACCGCGGTACGACGATCTCTCGATGTCTGGTTGGACAATCTCGAGATCTTTCCGGAGATCGTTGCCGAATTTGAAGACAGCGCTCTGCTTAAAGTTTTTGGTCAACATGGAGAAGGCATCTTTCCTGTTCCGACCGCGATCGAAGAGCTGGTTAAAAAGCAGCTTGGGGTTCACCTTGTCGGCCGCATCGAAGACGTCCGTGACAAGTTCTATGCAATCAGTGCGGAGAAACGGGTTCATCACGCGGCAACGCTCAAGATCGTCAAACAGGCACGCAATGAACTTTTTGATCAGTCGGAGTCAAGCTGA
- a CDS encoding ABC transporter transmembrane domain-containing protein, whose protein sequence is MAFSANRVNSGLADAVRGDAPVPLVEKLNAVGRQFGIRLRPMAGKFSDLVSTVTDSGPVFLLPSDFDIAAEDLDRLMLVLETAGRGDFLVHADGVDQRVSSRNLKRNANLSKNRTVQWLLVQPVLAAGHASRFNYDGSESPEPLEPLKRLMAFLKPEAGDIRSILVFSIVTGLLSLTTPLAVEAVVNTIAFGRYLQPLVVLSLIVLVFLGFRAILNVLMTVVVEYIQRKIFVRTVEDLAYRLTRVPFSTWNTYHGPELVNRFFDVFNVQKITAKLLLSTLMLLLQTVIGLSVLAFYHPFLLGYDIGLLALMTIILWFIGRGAVETAKRESQLKYKTAAWLQEIVRHPSTFRFNGGLGYAINRADELAANYINERRSHFKIVIRQISFAMAMQVIAATVLLALGGYLVIEGQMTLGQLVAAELIVTVILGSFAKLGKDLEGFYDLLASVDKLGKLFDLPIEPANKLQLARKSGANSLELVNIKLDAASTSQSTIPIEAGTSIAIHGSTELRRSKLLEAMVGQLKPVGGHVMLEDFRVDSLSAESLQEQVSMIREVEVFDGTIDENIRVGRQDIGSDQVNDVIGKLNLQKTLSALEHGLRSRLAVSGYPLSQGQAIRLVLARSLISRPGIMFVDGLLDRLSDSDTIDVLNRLKPFQQHTTIVISTGRKVIADWADNNLNISLPSWELAKSPG, encoded by the coding sequence GTGGCATTCTCGGCAAATCGCGTCAACTCTGGCCTCGCGGATGCGGTGCGAGGTGACGCCCCTGTGCCACTCGTGGAAAAACTTAATGCCGTAGGCCGTCAGTTCGGGATCCGGCTGCGTCCGATGGCCGGCAAATTTTCTGACCTGGTCAGCACGGTCACCGATTCGGGCCCCGTCTTTCTGCTGCCTTCGGACTTCGACATTGCCGCTGAAGATCTCGACCGATTGATGTTGGTGTTGGAAACCGCTGGCCGAGGTGATTTTCTGGTGCACGCTGACGGAGTGGATCAACGCGTCAGTTCTCGAAACCTGAAACGCAATGCCAACCTATCGAAGAACCGCACCGTCCAGTGGCTGTTGGTACAACCCGTACTGGCTGCCGGGCATGCATCCCGATTCAACTATGACGGATCCGAGTCGCCAGAACCGTTGGAGCCGCTTAAGCGGTTGATGGCCTTTCTCAAGCCGGAAGCGGGAGACATTCGCTCGATTTTGGTTTTCTCGATCGTGACAGGTCTTCTGAGCCTGACGACTCCGCTGGCTGTGGAAGCCGTTGTGAACACGATTGCTTTCGGCAGATACCTTCAGCCGCTGGTCGTGCTTTCGTTGATCGTTCTAGTCTTTCTTGGATTCCGCGCCATCCTGAACGTGTTGATGACGGTGGTGGTGGAATACATCCAGAGAAAGATCTTCGTTCGCACCGTTGAGGACCTTGCCTATCGGCTGACGCGAGTTCCGTTTTCGACCTGGAACACGTACCACGGGCCTGAGCTGGTCAATCGCTTTTTCGATGTGTTCAACGTTCAGAAGATCACTGCCAAACTTTTGCTCAGCACGTTGATGCTGTTGCTGCAAACCGTGATCGGGCTTTCGGTACTTGCTTTCTATCATCCATTTTTGTTGGGCTACGACATTGGATTGTTGGCTCTGATGACGATCATTTTGTGGTTCATCGGTCGCGGCGCCGTCGAAACTGCCAAGCGAGAATCACAGCTGAAATACAAAACAGCAGCATGGTTGCAGGAGATCGTACGGCACCCGTCGACATTCCGATTCAACGGTGGACTGGGATACGCGATTAATCGCGCCGATGAATTGGCTGCCAACTACATCAACGAACGGCGATCGCACTTCAAGATCGTGATTCGCCAAATTTCATTTGCGATGGCGATGCAGGTCATTGCGGCGACTGTTCTGCTGGCCCTGGGCGGATACCTCGTAATCGAAGGCCAGATGACGTTGGGGCAACTGGTTGCGGCTGAACTGATCGTGACCGTCATCTTGGGCTCGTTTGCCAAATTGGGCAAAGACCTTGAAGGTTTCTACGATCTGTTGGCTTCGGTCGACAAGCTTGGCAAGCTTTTTGATCTACCGATCGAGCCAGCGAACAAGCTTCAGTTGGCTCGCAAATCCGGAGCCAACAGTCTGGAGTTGGTGAACATCAAGCTTGATGCTGCAAGCACGAGTCAGTCGACGATTCCGATCGAAGCCGGTACCTCGATCGCGATCCACGGCTCGACGGAACTTCGACGATCCAAACTACTGGAAGCGATGGTTGGCCAGCTTAAACCAGTCGGCGGTCATGTGATGCTGGAAGACTTTCGGGTCGACAGTTTGAGCGCGGAGTCCTTGCAGGAACAGGTTTCGATGATTCGGGAAGTCGAGGTCTTCGACGGAACGATCGATGAAAATATTCGCGTTGGTCGACAGGACATCGGTTCGGATCAAGTCAACGATGTGATCGGTAAACTGAACTTGCAAAAGACGCTGTCCGCTCTGGAACACGGCCTCAGGTCGCGACTGGCGGTCTCCGGCTATCCGCTATCACAAGGCCAGGCAATTCGGCTGGTTTTGGCTCGTTCTTTGATCTCGAGGCCGGGCATTATGTTCGTGGACGGGTTGTTGGATCGCCTTTCCGACAGCGACACCATTGACGTTTTAAATCGACTGAAACCGTTTCAACAGCACACAACTATCGTGATTTCTACTGGCCGAAAAGTAATCGCAGACTGGGCGGATAACAACTTGAACATCAGCCTCCCGTCCTGGGAGCTGGCAAAGTCTCCCGGTTAG
- a CDS encoding HlyD family secretion protein, producing MTERTINPSSKTGFVAKSRMKTLGRNSATLHLVQSTRFARRMAKLLLVGLVISIIAMAFLPWQQTSRGTGSVVAYAPQERQQSVQAPTKGVVVRIGEGLVEGSVVRKGDFIVEIQPFAANMVQQLEGQLTELRTKEETAIVKADAYGQNVAGFTEALDFTVTAASQMVEAAEAKLQGKQRLLTGYEAKVLQAKLNYERQQSLMQDGLKPAREIEKLKKEWDVTRSELQSVLQDVESLKKELSAKSSMLEEKRLIAQTKIDYARAMQQDALGNAATIRKDIRDVEIKLAEMSRLVVRAPRDGTIFRLPIYELGQTIKAGDSILTLVPDTTQNAVELKINGNDMPLVETGQEVRLQFEGWPAVQFAGWPSVAIGTFSGQVTTVDATDDGKGQFRIMVTPIEGEPWPTDRYLRQGVRANGWVMLRKVSLGYEIWRQLNGFPVIVSDVEPKSKEEKSKPPKMAK from the coding sequence ATGACAGAGAGAACAATTAACCCTTCATCCAAAACTGGCTTCGTCGCGAAATCGAGGATGAAAACGCTTGGTCGAAATTCGGCGACGCTGCACCTTGTTCAATCAACACGGTTCGCGCGGCGAATGGCGAAGCTGCTGCTAGTCGGGTTGGTGATCAGCATCATTGCGATGGCGTTTCTGCCGTGGCAGCAAACGTCGCGCGGAACTGGCTCCGTCGTCGCGTATGCTCCTCAAGAACGTCAGCAGTCAGTGCAGGCGCCGACGAAGGGCGTGGTGGTGAGGATCGGAGAAGGATTGGTTGAAGGTTCGGTGGTTCGCAAAGGCGACTTCATTGTCGAAATTCAACCCTTTGCGGCGAACATGGTTCAGCAACTTGAAGGGCAACTGACTGAGCTAAGAACGAAAGAGGAAACAGCGATCGTGAAGGCCGACGCCTACGGTCAAAACGTAGCGGGATTCACCGAGGCTTTGGACTTCACGGTCACTGCAGCCTCGCAGATGGTGGAAGCGGCCGAAGCGAAACTACAGGGCAAACAAAGGTTGCTGACCGGATACGAAGCAAAAGTTCTACAGGCAAAACTGAATTACGAGCGGCAACAAAGCTTGATGCAAGACGGTCTCAAGCCTGCCAGAGAAATCGAAAAGTTGAAAAAAGAATGGGACGTCACCAGATCCGAACTTCAGTCCGTGCTCCAAGACGTCGAGTCTCTGAAGAAAGAGCTTTCGGCCAAGAGCAGTATGCTGGAAGAGAAACGTCTGATCGCTCAAACAAAGATCGACTATGCGCGTGCCATGCAGCAGGATGCACTGGGCAATGCTGCGACGATTCGCAAAGACATTCGGGATGTCGAAATCAAACTTGCAGAGATGAGCCGGTTGGTCGTTCGTGCTCCTCGCGATGGCACGATTTTTCGTTTGCCAATTTACGAGTTGGGGCAGACGATCAAGGCGGGCGATTCGATATTGACTCTCGTTCCGGACACGACGCAAAATGCCGTCGAACTGAAAATCAACGGCAACGACATGCCGCTGGTCGAAACGGGACAGGAAGTGCGGTTGCAGTTCGAGGGTTGGCCAGCCGTTCAATTCGCGGGTTGGCCGTCGGTGGCGATCGGGACGTTCAGCGGACAGGTGACGACTGTCGATGCGACGGACGACGGGAAAGGTCAGTTTCGAATCATGGTGACGCCAATCGAAGGCGAACCGTGGCCAACAGATCGCTACCTCAGGCAGGGAGTTCGCGCCAACGGCTGGGTGATGCTGCGAAAAGTTTCGCTTGGTTACGAGATCTGGCGCCAGCTCAATGGATTCCCCGTGATCGTTTCCGACGTGGAACCAAAATCGAAAGAAGAGAAATCAAAACCGCCCAAAATGGCCAAGTAA
- a CDS encoding TolC family protein codes for MQNTETFDRKHDSASTEIGLVDFKQDVANLVGSGETTSNSAVSTAVFNQSADAQQLTLDLVLNRVTECYPEIEIAIGELESANGKTLAAWGEFDSVLSAHSISQPLGFYQTYRNGIGVSQPLAGGGEVYGGYRIGDGNFEPWYGERETNEGGELKAGFSVPILKDRAIDQRRASVRTAELTQDQLSANVESRLLQFERFATQAYWDWIAAGRYVEVQQQLIRLAQTRVSQIETRIEKGDLARIAKIDNDRFIAKRNNGLIKAQREFQKAAIKLSLFFRDSHCQPVVPGRELLPGGFPESARLDADRVAADLSIALATRPELKELQALRSATCVDASYANNLLLPKLDVKGFAGQDLGGATSSKGDKTPFELQLGVYAEVPIQRREAVGKIQVAQGKLAQVDAKFRFVSDKIRAGIQDAASAVNAAYDQIIQSRETVRLNEESLRLGELAFKEGDIDLLALNIYETSVANARLELLEANHKYFSSLATYASISRSLAFESINP; via the coding sequence TTGCAAAACACTGAGACTTTTGATCGAAAGCACGATTCCGCTTCGACAGAAATTGGCTTGGTGGACTTCAAGCAGGACGTCGCCAATTTGGTGGGTTCGGGCGAAACCACATCCAATTCGGCGGTGTCGACAGCTGTCTTCAATCAATCTGCCGACGCGCAGCAACTCACGCTGGATCTGGTCCTCAACCGCGTCACAGAGTGCTATCCGGAAATCGAAATCGCGATCGGTGAACTTGAATCGGCCAACGGAAAAACTCTCGCCGCCTGGGGCGAATTCGACTCGGTGCTCTCTGCTCACAGCATCTCCCAACCGCTTGGGTTTTATCAAACCTATAGGAACGGAATCGGCGTCAGCCAGCCGCTTGCCGGAGGCGGTGAAGTCTACGGCGGCTACCGGATCGGAGATGGTAATTTCGAACCGTGGTATGGCGAACGCGAAACCAACGAAGGCGGTGAACTGAAAGCCGGTTTCTCTGTGCCGATACTGAAAGACCGTGCCATCGACCAGCGACGGGCGTCCGTCCGCACAGCAGAATTGACGCAGGATCAACTGAGTGCGAACGTTGAATCTCGTCTGCTGCAGTTCGAGCGATTCGCAACGCAGGCTTACTGGGACTGGATCGCCGCCGGTCGATACGTCGAAGTGCAACAGCAGCTGATCCGGTTGGCTCAAACTCGAGTCAGTCAGATCGAAACGCGAATTGAAAAAGGTGACTTGGCGAGAATCGCGAAAATTGACAACGATCGCTTCATCGCCAAACGAAACAATGGGCTGATCAAGGCTCAACGTGAATTCCAAAAAGCTGCGATCAAACTTTCGCTTTTCTTTCGCGACAGCCACTGCCAACCCGTCGTCCCGGGTCGTGAACTGCTTCCTGGCGGTTTCCCGGAATCCGCGCGCTTGGATGCGGATCGGGTTGCTGCTGATTTGTCGATCGCACTTGCGACGCGTCCCGAACTGAAGGAGTTGCAAGCGCTCCGGTCTGCGACCTGTGTCGATGCGAGTTACGCCAACAATTTGTTGCTTCCCAAATTGGACGTTAAGGGTTTTGCTGGCCAGGATCTTGGTGGCGCCACCAGTTCCAAAGGCGATAAAACGCCGTTCGAATTGCAGCTGGGGGTCTATGCTGAAGTACCCATCCAACGTCGCGAAGCTGTCGGCAAAATTCAGGTTGCTCAAGGAAAGCTGGCTCAGGTCGATGCAAAGTTTCGATTCGTATCCGATAAAATTCGAGCTGGAATTCAGGACGCTGCATCAGCCGTCAACGCGGCATACGATCAAATCATCCAGTCGCGAGAAACCGTTCGGCTTAACGAAGAATCTTTGCGATTGGGCGAACTGGCCTTTAAAGAGGGCGACATCGATCTGCTGGCATTGAACATTTACGAAACATCGGTCGCCAACGCACGGCTGGAACTTCTCGAAGCGAATCACAAGTACTTTTCCAGCCTCGCAACATACGCGTCGATTTCGCGATCTCTTGCATTTGAGTCGATCAATCCCTAG
- a CDS encoding cytochrome-c peroxidase: MKTPLPPVAAAFVLALGIATFLLSACGCDREAANPSSETTEDSGTTTTPAATDVDSNAGYNPAPMVEYVEVDMGPVLPPMKVPKDNPLTPEKIELGELLFFDTALSADNSMSCATCHDPELGWGNGEKIAEGASGVRGKRNVLSILNVGFYSKHLFWDGRVRTLEQQALVPVFESSEMGMTSEAELLGRLKENDDYQKRFAEAFGDGITAANVAKALASFQRTIYVKEIPYDRYLAGDKTAMSASAIRGSEIFRHRRVNCVACHPAPLFTDHLPYNIGIGMDQEEPDWGFHHTKGWAYWGKFRSPSLRGIDQTGPYMHDGSLATLEEVVEYYNKGGIEHEYTDAAMQNLNLSEQQKADLVTFLREGLREIRDDK; the protein is encoded by the coding sequence ATGAAAACTCCACTCCCGCCTGTCGCCGCCGCTTTCGTCCTAGCGCTGGGGATCGCCACATTCCTGTTGTCCGCTTGCGGCTGTGACCGAGAGGCAGCGAATCCTTCTTCCGAAACGACCGAAGATTCTGGCACAACGACAACGCCCGCAGCGACGGACGTCGATTCAAACGCTGGTTATAATCCAGCGCCGATGGTTGAATACGTAGAAGTCGACATGGGTCCAGTGCTGCCGCCGATGAAAGTGCCCAAAGACAACCCGCTGACTCCTGAGAAAATTGAGCTTGGCGAACTGCTGTTTTTTGACACGGCTCTCTCGGCAGACAACTCAATGTCCTGTGCGACTTGCCACGATCCGGAACTGGGTTGGGGCAACGGAGAAAAGATCGCAGAAGGCGCCAGTGGGGTGCGAGGGAAGCGAAACGTGCTGTCGATCCTCAACGTGGGCTTCTACAGCAAACATCTGTTCTGGGACGGTCGCGTAAGAACATTGGAACAGCAGGCGCTCGTGCCCGTTTTCGAATCCTCCGAAATGGGAATGACCTCCGAAGCAGAACTTCTTGGTCGCTTGAAAGAAAACGACGACTATCAGAAACGTTTTGCCGAAGCGTTTGGTGACGGCATCACGGCAGCCAACGTCGCCAAAGCACTCGCCAGCTTCCAACGAACGATTTACGTGAAAGAGATCCCTTACGATCGGTATCTGGCTGGTGACAAAACAGCCATGTCCGCCTCCGCGATCCGGGGCTCGGAAATTTTCCGCCACCGCCGAGTCAACTGTGTGGCTTGTCACCCCGCGCCGCTGTTCACCGACCACTTGCCTTATAACATTGGCATCGGAATGGATCAGGAAGAGCCCGACTGGGGCTTTCACCACACCAAGGGTTGGGCGTACTGGGGCAAGTTCCGTTCGCCGTCGCTTCGCGGCATCGACCAGACCGGTCCATACATGCACGACGGGTCGCTGGCAACGTTGGAAGAAGTCGTCGAGTACTACAACAAAGGCGGCATTGAGCACGAGTACACCGACGCGGCGATGCAGAACCTGAACCTTTCGGAGCAGCAAAAAGCCGATCTTGTCACGTTCTTGCGTGAAGGCTTGCGTGAAATCAGGGACGACAAATAG
- a CDS encoding RNA polymerase sigma factor: MTQPITASELAQLLDLHANPLRLFAAQWSNSPDDCVQEAFVQLAAQTFKPEQPLSWLYQVVRRRALNDLRGSKRRTDRERQIARPDLVTSNPADQLMVHEEHQRIQKSLDSLPAESRELIVLRIWSGLKWSEIGELTGCSSSAAQRRFVLALSMMKESLESKCLTKRK, from the coding sequence TTGACGCAGCCGATCACAGCCAGTGAACTTGCTCAACTGCTGGATCTGCATGCCAATCCATTGCGGCTGTTCGCGGCTCAATGGTCAAACTCACCCGACGATTGTGTGCAGGAAGCCTTCGTTCAACTCGCGGCTCAAACATTCAAACCCGAACAACCGTTGTCATGGCTATACCAGGTCGTGCGGCGGCGGGCGTTGAATGATTTGCGAGGCTCAAAACGTCGAACCGATCGCGAACGGCAAATCGCTCGGCCGGATTTAGTCACTTCCAATCCGGCCGATCAATTGATGGTCCATGAGGAACATCAACGAATCCAAAAATCGCTCGACAGCCTGCCTGCGGAATCCCGTGAGCTGATTGTGTTGCGGATCTGGAGCGGTTTGAAGTGGAGCGAAATTGGCGAACTGACAGGTTGTTCATCGAGTGCGGCCCAACGTCGATTCGTTTTGGCGTTGTCAATGATGAAAGAAAGTTTGGAATCAAAATGTCTGACGAAACGAAAATGA
- a CDS encoding DUF1559 family PulG-like putative transporter, translating into MLYHLTRIKTAIAAMSMLVALTFSVSHTIGQDANPAALKKFVTSDVIGIAYVDLDNMDLGEATELLEKLGFGGTASFRRMQERLPEANKQIAALKDAGFSRGYALLRTSDFQAMGTSFVFPLAEGSDSQKAIKTLQNVVVAMSGEDNDAPSYSAEFRDGAVIAAGPDQFDRLKNDAANDTVDRSDIWKSIDGGSLGVVLFGDDDSRKVVKELMPPLPGPFAKLDGELIADGTKWIGFSAKVNASPELKIEIEASDDDSAKVYEAVINDGLKMAKFAPQVREVIPKSEVKFVFEAIKPKRNGTRVTMSASELTKDLDRLAKVLAPQVKAARAAAIKTQTKNMLRQLILGMLNYESAHRHFPTQYNVDADGKPLLSWRVHILPFLNQMELYEQFNLEEPWDSEQNLKLVSKMPMTYWDPRGEAFELNKEGKTIFQVPAGEGLVFNAANKTGFGDLTDGSSNTISIVAMPPEQAVPWTKPVDWNVDLENPLEKLKAKGKKEVVLSLCDGSTHEFPLKAPDTWRRFIGPKDGEIVRFSEFSD; encoded by the coding sequence ATGCTTTACCACCTCACGAGAATAAAAACCGCGATCGCTGCCATGAGCATGTTGGTCGCGTTGACATTTTCCGTCAGTCATACGATTGGCCAGGATGCGAATCCGGCGGCTCTGAAAAAATTCGTCACGTCGGACGTGATCGGTATCGCCTATGTCGACCTGGACAACATGGACTTGGGCGAAGCCACCGAACTGCTGGAGAAGCTGGGATTCGGAGGAACGGCAAGCTTCCGTCGCATGCAGGAACGGCTTCCTGAAGCGAACAAACAGATTGCTGCACTGAAAGACGCCGGCTTCTCCCGCGGCTACGCGTTATTGCGAACGTCCGACTTTCAGGCGATGGGAACTTCGTTTGTATTTCCGCTGGCCGAAGGCAGTGACTCGCAAAAAGCCATCAAAACGCTGCAAAACGTTGTGGTGGCGATGAGCGGAGAGGACAACGACGCTCCCAGCTACAGCGCCGAGTTTCGCGATGGCGCTGTGATTGCTGCCGGTCCCGATCAGTTTGATCGCCTCAAGAACGACGCAGCGAACGACACCGTTGACCGGAGCGACATCTGGAAATCAATTGACGGCGGTTCGCTGGGTGTTGTGTTGTTCGGAGACGATGACTCGCGAAAAGTCGTGAAAGAATTGATGCCGCCACTGCCGGGTCCGTTCGCAAAACTTGATGGCGAACTGATTGCAGACGGAACAAAATGGATCGGCTTTTCGGCGAAAGTCAATGCTTCACCAGAACTCAAGATCGAGATTGAAGCCAGCGATGACGATTCGGCCAAGGTCTACGAAGCAGTCATCAACGACGGTTTGAAGATGGCAAAGTTTGCACCACAAGTTCGCGAAGTGATTCCGAAATCGGAGGTCAAATTTGTCTTCGAGGCCATCAAACCAAAACGAAACGGGACTCGTGTGACGATGTCGGCTTCTGAGCTGACCAAGGATCTTGATCGACTGGCGAAAGTTCTGGCTCCGCAAGTTAAAGCCGCGCGGGCTGCGGCCATTAAAACGCAAACGAAGAATATGCTTCGGCAGCTAATTCTCGGGATGTTGAATTACGAATCGGCCCATCGTCATTTCCCAACGCAGTACAACGTCGATGCTGATGGCAAACCGCTGTTGAGCTGGCGAGTTCATATTCTGCCATTTCTAAATCAGATGGAGCTTTACGAACAATTCAATCTCGAAGAACCGTGGGACAGCGAACAGAATTTGAAGCTGGTCTCCAAAATGCCGATGACCTATTGGGACCCGAGAGGCGAGGCGTTTGAACTGAACAAGGAAGGCAAAACCATTTTTCAGGTTCCTGCAGGCGAAGGGCTGGTCTTTAACGCCGCAAACAAAACGGGATTCGGAGACTTGACCGACGGTTCAAGCAATACGATTTCAATTGTCGCCATGCCGCCTGAGCAAGCTGTTCCGTGGACGAAACCAGTTGACTGGAACGTCGATCTTGAGAATCCATTGGAGAAGCTAAAAGCGAAAGGCAAGAAGGAAGTCGTCCTTTCGCTATGTGACGGTTCCACACATGAATTTCCTCTCAAAGCGCCGGATACGTGGCGACGTTTTATTGGTCCGAAAGACGGTGAGATCGTTCGGTTCAGCGAATTTTCAGACTGA
- a CDS encoding amidohydrolase family protein: MSKTVKIPLLRDRHTHPFLYASWIDGLNLHRVSARDDALSMIGNREAKPGEILIVQGWLDSKFELSASDLEPFGPTAVFNLSLHGLVMNEAARKMIEAELGAAGNWSDQAWYERNLRKILNAFAILNGNADRLRRYFQWLHEEQGVIYSEEMLLAGEKEIEVFREADLLHRTRFWCSLEMWHSLSAESKQLIDGMKIFADGALGVRTAAVNDPYDNGDRGMLMYSDDELVQLLTKCIATDKAIAIHAIGDRAIDQVVHAVADLRTETSFRNQVRIEHAQLISLETARVAKESEIILSMQPNFSADSAEYSDRLPQRYLLANNPFRMLIDEVGFIPGDDLIFGSDGMPPGATEAVHQSLCPPFPDRQALTIEELVAGYCDASVFAADEMVEVTLP, translated from the coding sequence GTGAGCAAAACCGTTAAGATTCCGCTGCTGCGCGACCGGCATACTCATCCGTTTCTCTACGCCTCGTGGATTGATGGGCTGAATTTACATCGTGTTTCTGCACGCGACGACGCGTTGTCGATGATCGGAAATCGCGAAGCGAAGCCCGGAGAAATTCTGATCGTTCAGGGCTGGCTCGATAGTAAATTCGAACTTTCGGCCAGCGACCTGGAGCCCTTCGGTCCGACGGCTGTTTTCAATCTGTCGTTGCATGGTCTTGTCATGAACGAAGCGGCCCGCAAGATGATTGAAGCGGAACTCGGTGCGGCAGGCAACTGGTCCGATCAAGCCTGGTATGAGCGGAACTTGCGAAAGATTCTCAACGCGTTCGCGATCCTCAACGGAAACGCCGATCGTCTGCGGCGCTATTTTCAGTGGCTGCATGAGGAACAGGGAGTCATCTACTCGGAGGAAATGTTGCTGGCCGGCGAGAAAGAAATCGAGGTTTTCCGTGAAGCCGATCTGCTGCACCGAACGCGGTTTTGGTGTTCGCTGGAAATGTGGCACTCGCTTTCTGCCGAATCCAAACAGCTCATTGACGGCATGAAGATTTTCGCGGACGGAGCACTCGGTGTGCGAACCGCTGCGGTCAACGATCCTTACGACAACGGCGATCGTGGCATGCTGATGTATTCCGATGATGAACTGGTTCAGTTGCTGACGAAGTGCATCGCAACTGACAAAGCGATTGCCATTCACGCGATCGGCGACCGGGCAATCGATCAGGTTGTGCACGCGGTGGCGGACCTCCGCACGGAAACTAGCTTTCGGAATCAGGTTCGCATCGAGCACGCGCAGTTGATCTCATTGGAAACGGCTCGCGTCGCCAAAGAATCCGAAATCATACTCAGTATGCAGCCGAACTTTTCTGCTGACTCCGCCGAGTACTCCGATCGCTTGCCGCAGCGATATTTGCTGGCCAACAATCCGTTTCGCATGCTGATCGATGAAGTTGGTTTCATTCCCGGTGACGATCTGATTTTTGGCTCCGACGGCATGCCGCCTGGAGCGACCGAAGCAGTTCATCAATCGCTCTGTCCGCCCTTCCCGGACCGCCAGGCGTTGACGATCGAGGAGTTGGTGGCCGGCTATTGCGACGCGTCGGTGTTTGCTGCCGATGAAATGGTCGAAGTGACTCTCCCGTAG